A genome region from Euphorbia lathyris chromosome 4, ddEupLath1.1, whole genome shotgun sequence includes the following:
- the LOC136227114 gene encoding uncharacterized protein, with translation MTQAVKSPLTVERTECVGNVTEARSSASENVVIIEDVNEEFEEDVDKEVREDESEEFEEYNSEELADDESEELEDDESEELADEEAAIAQPNAPLEMTEEEMREFDEPTPDLDDELGSLYGSDNEDPDIVYRPEVRSELVLGMRFTSAVEFRKALRTWAIETGYSYVLKKNCTYVISDGCKDKKCNFKIRASKLRDNKTFRIKSLHSKHICAREYDPKLITDEFIAESFLEDFRDDEDWKVTVVKKKIKRILGFEVSMSNRAQKAAREIIEGEVKEQYKRLYDYTETVKVTNPYNMVKMKTELILVHDDINEIEDDAANISSLPKEIVLFKYLYYRLAAEKQGYFSGLRPLICLDGCHLKSYMGGHILSAIARDGNENMFPLALAVVDAECKESGSWFLGLLQDDFGSVEETGWVFMSDQQKGLLELFKELMPNVEHRHCVKQMYENMKIRFKGLEYKNLLWDAASVGTRQLWEHHMSKLKEFDQQAYDWVMQHDPKTWARCNFNPRTSASQPAPGHNASNCVEIRRVQSQLVARRGKGRGSRNQGRGSANPTMLSSSSLPPLQFRHPRAAILNPSYVAPTLSSSERSVSQEIPETSRSVPPRRVSCLEGLSERFGYERPTLDK, from the exons ATGACTCAAGCTGTAAAATCGCCTTTGACCGTAGAGAGGACCGAATGCGTAGGGAATGTAACTGAAGCTAGAAGTAGTGCAAGTGAGAATGTAGTGATCATAGAGGATGTAAATGAGGAGTTTGAAGAAGATGTAGATAAGGAGGTTAGAGAAGATGAAAGCGAGGAGTTTGAAGAATATAACAGTGAGGAGTTAGCGGATGATGAAAGTGAGGAGTTAGAGGACGATGAAAGTGAGGAGTTAGCGGATGAAGAAGCAGCGATTGCACAACCAAATGCACCACTAGAAATGACAGAAGAAGAAATGAGAGAATTTGATGAGCCTACACCTGATTTAGATGATGAACTAGGCAGTTTATATGGCTCTGATAATGAAGACCCAGATATTGTCTATAGGCCAGAAGTGCGAAGTGAATTGGTTCTTGGTATGAGATTTACATCAGCAGTAGAATTTAGGAAAGCATTGAGGACTTGGGCTATTGAAACTGGCTATTCCTATGTGCTTAAGAAAAATTGTACATATGTGATATCTGATGGCTGTAAggataaaaaatgtaatttcaagATAAGAGCATCAAAATTAAGGGATAACAAGACCTTTAGGATTAAATCTTTACACTCAAAACATATTTGTGCCAGAGAGTATGACCCTAAATTAATCACTGATGAATTTATAGCTGAGAGTTTCTTAGAAGACTTtagagatgatgaagattggaaaGTAACAGTGgttaagaagaaaattaagagaatATTGGGGTTTGAGGTGTCAATGTCCAATAGGGCACAAAAAGCTGCTAGGGAAATTATAGAAGGTGAGGTAAAAGAACAGTACAAAAGACTGTACGATTATACTGAAACTGTGAAAGTCACGAACCCTTACAATATGGTTAAAATGAAGACGGAGTTAATTTTGGTACATGATGACATAAACGAAATTGAAGATGATGCTGCAAATATAAGCAGCCTTCCTAAGGAAATAGTTTTGTTTAAGTATTTATATTATAGGCTGGCTGCAGAAAAACAAGGATACTTCTCTGGTCTCAGACCTTTAATATGCTTGGATGGTTGCCATTTGAAGAGCTACATGGGAGGCCATATATTGTCTGCTATAGCAAGGGATGGGAATGAGAACATGTTCCCTCTTGCTTTAGCTGTTGTGGATGCAGAATGCAAAGAATCAGGGTCTTGGTTCTTAGGACTTCTCCAAGATGATTTTGGAAGTGTGGAAGAGACTGGCTGGGTTTTTATGTCCGATCAACAGAAG GGCCTGTTAGAATTATTCAAGGAGTTAATGCCTAATGTGGAACATAGACATTGTGTTAAACAAATGTACGAGAACATGAAGATTCGGTTTAAAGGTCTCGAATACAAGAATTTATTATGGGATGCAGCATCTGTAGGCACAAGGCAGCTTTGGGAGCATCATATGAGCAAACTAAAAGAGTTTGACCAGCAAGCTTATGATTGGGTCATGCAACATGACCCTAAAACATGGGCCAGGTGCAATTTCAATCCAAGGACAAG tgcTTCTCAACCTGCTCCAGGGCATAATGCTTCTAATTGTGTTGAAATAAGAAGGGTGCAAAGCCAACTTGTG GCAAGGAGAGGTAAAGGTAGAGGTTCTAGAAATCAAGGTAGAGGTTCTGCAAATCCGACTATGCTATCAAGCTCATCATTGCCTCCACTACAATTTAGACATCCAAGAGCAGCAATTCTAAATCCAAGTTATGTTGCACCAACATTATCATCATCTGAGAGAAGCGTTTCACAAGAGATTCCCGAGACAAGCAGAAGTGTGCCTCCAAGAAGAGTATCTTGTCTTGAAGGACTGTCAGAAAGATTTGGATATGAGAGGCCAACTTTGGACAAGTGA